From the genome of Pseudanabaena sp. BC1403, one region includes:
- a CDS encoding NYN domain-containing protein, protein MSSEHPPVMLVDGYNVIGFWKHLQEIRDLQGFDIARSHLTETMVNFSAYHGYKTTLVFDAYVQATPAKSEKITKNLKLYFTDHNETADTYIERQCGKYRRDPLRHLKRIIVVTSDRAQQLTAVGFGAEWLSAPALEQEVEATMRSVQSRQKNQKANTNNLLGNRIDSQTKAQLAKWRNSLN, encoded by the coding sequence ATGTCTTCGGAACATCCACCAGTTATGTTGGTGGACGGCTATAACGTAATTGGGTTTTGGAAGCACTTGCAGGAGATTCGAGATCTGCAAGGGTTTGACATTGCGCGATCGCATTTAACCGAGACGATGGTGAACTTTAGTGCTTATCACGGCTATAAGACCACATTAGTATTTGATGCTTATGTACAAGCAACCCCCGCAAAATCTGAAAAGATTACCAAAAACTTGAAACTATATTTCACCGATCACAACGAAACTGCGGATACTTACATCGAGCGTCAATGTGGCAAGTACCGCCGCGATCCGCTACGGCATTTAAAAAGAATTATTGTGGTGACTTCCGATCGCGCTCAGCAGTTAACCGCAGTTGGGTTTGGGGCGGAGTGGCTATCAGCACCAGCGCTAGAACAGGAAGTGGAAGCTACGATGCGATCGGTTCAAAGTCGCCAAAAGAATCAAAAAGCGAATACTAATAATCTATTGGGAAATCGCATTGATAGTCAGACCAAGGCTCAGTTAGCTAAGTGGCGGAATAGTTTGAATTAA
- the recA gene encoding recombinase RecA, producing the protein MAKNSSATANSQVDKTAPSAQAAKTSISPEKKKALDAIMQKIEKDHGKGAIMRLGDATNMRVETIPSGALPLDLALGGGLPKGRVIEVYGPESSGKTTLVLHAIAEVQKRGGIAAFVDAEHALDPTYAAAVGVDINNLLISQPDSGEMALEIVDNLVRSMAVDIIAIDSVAALVPRAEIEGEMGASHVGLQARLMSQALRKITANVGRSNCIVIFLNQLRQKIGVSYGSPEVTTGGTALKFYASVRLDIRRIQTLKKGTEEYGIRAKVKVAKNKVAPPFRIAEFDIIFGKGISTVGCLVDLAEEMSIIVRKGAWYSYQGDNIGQGRDNTIKYMEDKPEFAQDVERQVREKLSAGVEVSATKVVPEEIEPEDDEVPVEDF; encoded by the coding sequence ATGGCGAAAAATTCCTCTGCGACGGCAAATAGCCAAGTTGATAAGACTGCTCCGAGTGCTCAAGCTGCAAAGACAAGCATCAGCCCTGAGAAAAAGAAAGCGCTCGATGCAATCATGCAAAAAATCGAGAAGGATCATGGGAAAGGCGCAATCATGCGTCTTGGCGATGCTACCAATATGCGTGTTGAGACCATCCCTAGCGGCGCATTACCTCTCGACCTTGCTCTAGGTGGTGGACTCCCCAAAGGTCGAGTCATCGAAGTGTACGGGCCAGAAAGCTCAGGTAAAACCACTCTAGTACTTCATGCGATCGCCGAAGTCCAGAAACGTGGTGGCATTGCCGCTTTCGTTGATGCCGAACATGCCCTCGACCCAACTTATGCAGCGGCTGTGGGTGTTGATATTAATAACCTACTGATTTCCCAGCCTGACTCAGGCGAAATGGCACTGGAAATTGTCGATAACCTCGTGCGATCGATGGCAGTAGATATCATTGCGATCGACTCCGTAGCAGCCCTCGTGCCCCGCGCTGAAATCGAAGGTGAAATGGGCGCATCCCACGTTGGGTTACAAGCAAGACTAATGAGTCAAGCCCTCCGTAAAATCACCGCCAATGTCGGCAGATCTAACTGCATCGTCATTTTCTTAAACCAATTGCGTCAAAAAATCGGCGTATCCTATGGCAGCCCTGAGGTAACCACAGGCGGAACTGCCCTGAAATTCTATGCTTCAGTACGTCTAGATATTCGCCGCATCCAAACCCTCAAAAAGGGCACTGAAGAATATGGCATCCGCGCCAAGGTCAAAGTTGCCAAAAATAAAGTTGCTCCACCTTTTCGGATCGCCGAGTTTGACATTATTTTTGGGAAAGGGATCTCTACAGTTGGTTGCCTAGTCGATCTAGCCGAAGAAATGAGTATCATTGTCCGCAAGGGTGCTTGGTATAGCTACCAAGGTGACAACATCGGACAGGGTAGAGATAACACGATCAAATACATGGAAGACAAGCCAGAATTTGCTCAAGATGTCGAACGCCAAGTACGCGAAAAATTATCCGCAGGTGTTGAGGTTTCAGCGACAAAGGTAGTCCCCGAAGAAATTGAGCCTGAAGATGATGAAGTACCAGTAGAAGATTTCTAA
- a CDS encoding IMS domain-containing protein, producing the protein MRVPLDCYRILGLTHLSGLDKVHQAHRDRLLSMPRREYSDAAIASRKRIIDKAYETLTDRDRLSASSESDALEADSDRQVLTLPPQIEADEKDFAGLLLILYELGESEKVLSLAKPYYDPEEAEYQSARISPHDPDLLLSVSLSYLDLGREYWKQGQYESAASSLESAQEILLREGLFLSIRSEIQADLFRLRPYRILELLASPDNHTEAHRKGMSLLQEMLEARRGIDGSGNDYSSLGIDDFLRFIQQLRSYMTAIEQQTLFEEEARRPSSVATYLAVYALIARGFSQRQPALIRRAKGLLVKLSAKQDIYLEKAVCALLLGQTEEASSAIDQSGEDDQIAYIRQNSEGAPDLLPGLCLYSERWMQEEVYPHFRDLMSQIVSLKDYFADEQVQAYLEELPNTGAMSSEWTSPVGGDRFSAMSSLDESPSANRDFDLNPAKSAVAEPKLSTYAPETPNRFQRSTIPVIDRPAAYVNANGTGNVTRDLPSSRRTSNVPPVRNSTRAANESVREIKRPSQGHTSVPTSSPKRKFNVGRLVTVIVLAIAVLVGSIWLVVWAVRALTGSPQPQPITLEKPITNLVQALKENNAVPVAQPGPLDKETATKVIESWQATKAKALGKGYEDNLLEEILIDPALSDWKGRAKELKASNSYLQYQTKSSAVDSVTPDGDSKAKVVAKISESRNYFNNGELDRGASKDDASYTVEYDLVKKDNRWLIREMLVF; encoded by the coding sequence GTGAGAGTTCCTCTAGACTGTTACCGTATTCTAGGTTTAACACACCTGTCAGGGCTAGACAAAGTTCATCAAGCCCATCGCGATCGCCTGCTCTCTATGCCAAGGCGAGAATATTCTGATGCGGCAATCGCTTCTCGTAAGCGCATCATTGATAAAGCTTATGAAACTCTAACCGACCGCGATCGCCTTAGCGCTTCAAGTGAAAGTGATGCATTGGAGGCAGATAGCGATCGCCAAGTTTTGACATTGCCACCTCAAATCGAAGCTGACGAAAAAGACTTTGCGGGGCTATTACTGATTTTGTATGAACTCGGCGAATCCGAGAAAGTTTTATCCCTTGCTAAACCTTATTATGATCCTGAAGAAGCCGAATATCAGTCAGCAAGAATTTCGCCTCATGATCCTGATTTACTTCTCTCTGTATCGCTTTCCTATCTAGATCTTGGTCGCGAATATTGGAAACAAGGACAATATGAATCTGCGGCTTCATCCCTAGAATCGGCTCAAGAAATTTTATTGCGAGAAGGATTATTTCTCAGTATTCGTAGTGAAATTCAAGCCGATCTATTTCGCCTCCGCCCCTATCGAATTCTCGAATTGTTGGCATCTCCTGACAATCATACAGAAGCGCATCGCAAAGGCATGTCACTTTTGCAAGAGATGCTAGAAGCGCGGCGCGGCATTGATGGCTCTGGCAATGATTATTCTAGTCTCGGCATTGACGACTTTTTGCGATTTATTCAGCAATTACGTAGCTACATGACTGCGATCGAGCAGCAAACCTTGTTTGAAGAAGAAGCCCGTCGTCCGTCGTCCGTGGCAACCTATCTCGCAGTATATGCGTTGATTGCGCGTGGATTTTCACAACGTCAGCCCGCATTGATCCGTCGGGCAAAAGGGCTACTAGTTAAACTAAGTGCCAAGCAAGATATTTATTTAGAAAAAGCTGTATGTGCTCTTTTACTAGGGCAAACAGAGGAAGCGAGTTCCGCGATCGATCAGAGTGGCGAAGATGATCAAATCGCATACATCCGCCAAAATTCTGAAGGTGCACCCGATCTTTTGCCAGGACTATGCCTGTACAGCGAACGCTGGATGCAAGAAGAGGTCTATCCTCATTTCCGCGATCTGATGAGTCAAATCGTATCGCTTAAGGATTATTTTGCTGATGAGCAGGTGCAAGCATACCTAGAGGAATTACCTAATACTGGTGCAATGTCATCGGAATGGACTTCACCTGTGGGAGGCGATCGCTTTTCGGCAATGTCTTCCCTCGATGAGTCGCCATCTGCTAATCGAGATTTTGATCTTAATCCTGCCAAGAGCGCCGTTGCTGAACCAAAACTATCTACTTACGCTCCTGAAACGCCTAATCGTTTTCAACGCTCCACGATCCCTGTAATTGATAGGCCTGCTGCCTATGTCAATGCCAATGGGACTGGCAATGTAACAAGAGATCTGCCTAGCTCCCGTCGTACCAGCAATGTGCCGCCTGTCAGAAATTCGACAAGAGCCGCTAATGAATCTGTCAGGGAGATCAAGCGCCCATCTCAAGGTCACACATCAGTTCCTACATCTTCACCAAAACGTAAATTTAATGTTGGTCGGTTAGTAACGGTAATCGTTTTAGCGATCGCGGTGCTCGTTGGATCTATTTGGTTAGTTGTTTGGGCTGTTCGTGCCTTAACTGGCTCTCCACAGCCGCAGCCTATAACTTTAGAGAAACCAATCACAAATCTAGTCCAAGCACTTAAGGAAAATAATGCCGTCCCAGTTGCGCAACCAGGGCCTTTAGATAAAGAAACTGCTACCAAAGTTATCGAGTCATGGCAAGCAACTAAAGCAAAAGCTCTTGGCAAGGGATATGAAGATAATCTTTTAGAAGAAATTTTGATTGACCCTGCTCTGAGTGATTGGAAAGGACGAGCTAAAGAACTCAAAGCGAGTAACTCCTATTTGCAGTACCAAACAAAATCAAGCGCAGTTGATAGTGTTACGCCTGATGGCGATAGTAAGGCTAAAGTAGTTGCTAAGATTTCCGAGTCGCGCAATTACTTTAATAATGGCGAACTTGATCGTGGAGCATCAAAAGATGATGCCAGCTATACAGTTGAGTATGATTTGGTAAAAAAAGATAATCGATGGCTAATTAGGGAAATGTTGGTTTTCTAA
- a CDS encoding TetR family transcriptional regulator — translation MSVSRIPTRQRIVNTALELFASKGITETTTRQIADFAQVNEVTLFRHFGNKHGLLLAVLQECLQKYLVLAQVGESLMVSDISSQSDLRRFLKYYIQSSLRALESVPELVRSLVGEAGQYPLESRQALAQGINQVNQTIATAINDVLVNSRLQYSLPPIKLANLLNTCILGYAVITLTSDVQAIWRDRDEFVSTLVDMFIQEVNPLAQAQPINDISAETVREILLQAKKCGVKDYAIAYLLFGAGLTALDITRLRLKDYQHQANHGILITRDATGNERSVPLNQKILGHRYGSATNNPLSAYLKTRKNELKDLKDLKNIEDVASLLLSSDGKPLSLEEIEQLWERWTQPYRNLNGSPLTIDQARHTWCIEMLSRGIDVDSFCIISGIKPKELQAYQTRLNQKLAIDKAIALDT, via the coding sequence ATGTCTGTATCTCGAATTCCTACTCGTCAACGCATAGTGAACACAGCACTAGAATTGTTTGCTAGTAAAGGAATCACCGAGACAACTACTCGCCAAATCGCTGACTTTGCTCAGGTCAACGAAGTAACTTTATTTCGTCATTTTGGAAATAAACATGGATTATTGCTAGCCGTATTGCAAGAATGTCTGCAAAAATATTTGGTGTTGGCGCAAGTGGGAGAGTCGCTCATGGTGTCTGATATCTCTAGTCAGAGTGATTTGCGGAGATTTCTCAAATATTACATTCAAAGCTCATTGCGGGCACTCGAAAGTGTGCCTGAGTTGGTGCGATCGCTAGTTGGCGAGGCGGGACAATATCCCCTTGAAAGCCGACAAGCCTTGGCGCAAGGAATTAATCAAGTTAATCAAACGATCGCAACTGCCATCAATGATGTATTGGTCAATTCGCGCTTGCAATATTCTTTACCCCCGATCAAGCTTGCTAACTTATTAAATACTTGTATTTTGGGCTACGCAGTGATCACTTTAACCAGCGATGTGCAGGCAATTTGGCGCGATCGCGACGAGTTTGTCAGTACGCTTGTCGATATGTTTATTCAAGAAGTTAACCCGCTCGCCCAAGCGCAACCAATTAACGATATCTCTGCGGAGACTGTACGCGAAATCCTATTGCAAGCCAAAAAATGTGGGGTAAAGGACTATGCGATCGCCTATTTGCTATTTGGGGCAGGACTGACGGCACTCGATATTACGAGATTGCGCTTAAAAGACTATCAACACCAAGCTAACCACGGAATTTTAATAACTAGGGATGCTACGGGTAATGAGAGATCCGTACCACTTAATCAAAAAATTCTTGGTCATCGCTATGGCTCGGCAACTAATAATCCCCTTAGTGCTTACCTCAAGACTCGCAAGAATGAGTTAAAGGATTTAAAAGATCTGAAAAATATTGAGGATGTTGCATCTTTGCTTCTTAGTAGCGACGGTAAACCACTATCCTTAGAAGAGATCGAACAACTTTGGGAGCGTTGGACACAGCCATATCGAAATTTGAATGGCTCACCTTTAACAATTGATCAGGCTCGGCATACTTGGTGTATAGAAATGTTATCTCGTGGCATTGATGTTGATAGTTTTTGCATCATTAGCGGCATCAAGCCGAAGGAATTGCAAGCTTATCAAACCCGTCTTAATCAAAAGTTAGCGATTGATAAAGCGATCGCGCTTGACACTTAA
- a CDS encoding fatty acid desaturase: protein MTATTEAISTEQKLNWTNVAFFSAFHIAALAAPFYFSWQAVILTVFLHWLFGSIGITLGYHRLLSHRSFQVPQWLEYIIATIGALALQGGPVFWVGGHRQHHGFTEDNQKDPYSANKGFWWSHMMWIMYSKPEHFQRSNYSKFAPDLANDPYYKFLDVYFLLLQVPLAALLYVIGEKVFSGLGASFLVYGVAVRSVFLWHSTWLINSACHKWGYKNFAETPDHSTNLWWAAILTYGEGWHNNHHAFPKSARSGLKWWEIDPTWGVINLLKAVGLAKKVYLPEPWQPSK from the coding sequence ATGACCGCTACTACTGAAGCCATCTCAACTGAACAAAAACTGAACTGGACAAATGTCGCCTTCTTCAGTGCTTTTCATATTGCTGCCCTAGCTGCTCCTTTTTACTTCTCTTGGCAAGCTGTAATTCTTACAGTTTTCTTACATTGGTTATTTGGCAGCATCGGTATTACTTTAGGATATCATCGCTTACTTAGCCATCGGAGCTTTCAAGTGCCTCAGTGGTTGGAATACATCATCGCTACTATCGGCGCATTAGCACTGCAAGGTGGGCCAGTATTTTGGGTGGGCGGACATCGTCAACATCACGGTTTTACAGAAGATAATCAAAAAGATCCCTACTCGGCAAACAAAGGTTTTTGGTGGAGCCACATGATGTGGATCATGTACTCCAAGCCTGAGCATTTTCAGCGTTCCAACTACAGTAAATTTGCGCCCGATCTTGCCAACGATCCTTACTACAAGTTTTTAGATGTTTATTTCCTATTGTTGCAAGTGCCCCTTGCCGCATTGCTATATGTAATTGGCGAAAAGGTTTTCTCTGGACTAGGTGCATCATTCTTGGTTTACGGTGTGGCGGTACGCTCAGTATTTCTCTGGCATAGCACTTGGTTGATTAACTCTGCCTGTCACAAATGGGGTTATAAAAACTTTGCGGAAACCCCTGACCATTCCACAAACCTTTGGTGGGCAGCAATTTTGACCTACGGCGAAGGCTGGCACAACAATCATCACGCTTTTCCTAAGTCGGCACGTTCTGGTTTGAAATGGTGGGAAATTGATCCAACTTGGGGCGTAATCAATCTGCTAAAAGCAGTTGGCTTGGCAAAAAAAGTTTATTTGCCTGAGCCTTGGCAACCTAGCAAATAA
- a CDS encoding GNAT family N-acetyltransferase has product MDHRHIRFSDRHEEVDLEQLQGLFRLGAFWAKERTLAGMAIAIANSNPVVTVWDGDRLIGHARATSDGIYRATIWDVVIDPDYRGAGLGRKLVQTVLAHPNVCNVERVYLMTTHQQKFYEQIGFEQNSSTTLVLFNGDGDRDRHLTTSELVPTNVFK; this is encoded by the coding sequence ATGGATCATCGCCACATTCGCTTTAGCGATCGCCATGAAGAAGTCGATTTAGAACAGTTACAAGGATTATTTCGACTAGGGGCATTTTGGGCAAAGGAACGTACCTTGGCGGGGATGGCGATCGCGATCGCTAACTCCAATCCAGTTGTAACAGTGTGGGATGGCGATCGCCTAATCGGACATGCTCGCGCTACTAGTGATGGCATTTATCGGGCGACAATTTGGGACGTGGTGATCGATCCCGACTATCGGGGTGCTGGCTTAGGTCGGAAGTTAGTCCAAACAGTGTTAGCGCATCCCAATGTTTGCAATGTTGAGCGTGTTTATTTGATGACCACTCATCAGCAAAAATTTTACGAGCAGATTGGCTTTGAGCAAAATTCTTCAACCACGTTGGTTTTATTTAACGGGGATGGCGATCGCGATCGGCATCTTACAACTTCAGAATTAGTTCCAACGAATGTTTTTAAATAA
- the phoU gene encoding phosphate signaling complex protein PhoU, translating into MNETSYLSQKRTRSEFERQLHRLEQDSLRMGALVENSFLLAHAALFERDLEAATRIDPQDKQIDQIYRQIEIDCIELITLQSPVARDIRLLSALMQLIRDIERIGDYAENLGDIAIKLFTYPPSPYLSELQVMSNRCRAMLAMSLEALANLDENIGLQIKTKDDAVDDDYKQIYNLLAAQKLFGGEPMEPIMLMVLAIHHLERMADHAANVGQRVAYIVTGKLG; encoded by the coding sequence ATGAACGAGACCTCATATCTAAGTCAAAAACGAACAAGGAGCGAATTTGAACGCCAACTGCATCGCCTAGAACAAGATTCTTTACGAATGGGAGCACTTGTCGAAAATTCATTCCTCTTAGCTCATGCAGCTTTATTTGAGCGCGATCTTGAAGCTGCAACTCGTATTGATCCTCAAGACAAACAAATTGATCAAATCTATCGCCAAATTGAAATCGATTGCATTGAATTGATCACCTTACAGTCGCCAGTTGCTCGCGATATTAGATTACTAAGTGCCTTGATGCAGCTGATCCGCGACATTGAACGGATCGGAGACTACGCTGAAAACCTTGGTGATATTGCCATTAAACTTTTTACTTATCCTCCATCTCCCTATCTCAGCGAATTGCAGGTAATGTCCAATCGCTGTCGAGCCATGCTTGCCATGAGTTTAGAAGCCCTAGCTAACCTTGATGAAAATATTGGTTTGCAAATTAAGACAAAGGATGATGCTGTTGACGACGACTACAAGCAAATCTATAACTTATTAGCGGCTCAAAAGCTATTTGGTGGAGAGCCAATGGAACCTATAATGCTGATGGTATTAGCAATTCACCATTTAGAGCGCATGGCAGATCATGCCGCTAATGTGGGGCAGCGAGTTGCTTATATTGTCACTGGCAAGCTTGGCTAA
- a CDS encoding carbon-nitrogen hydrolase family protein produces the protein MKSYLAAAVQMTSVSDVDKNLAQAEDLIQLAVNRGAELVCLPENFSFLGDENEKTRLSTEIAEKSEKFLITIAQRYQILLLGGGFPVPVAESNNGNRGKMYNTALLIGREGEELARYRKMHLFDVNLPDGNTYQESATVLAGTESPPVYMSEKYGNLGLSVCYDVRFPELYRHLSQNGANVLFVPAAFTAFTGKDHWQVLLQARAIENTSYVIAPAQVGMHTPRRQSHGHAMIVDPWGIVLADAGDRIGVAIAEIQPSRIDQIRRQMPSLQHRTFSCS, from the coding sequence ATGAAGTCATATTTGGCGGCTGCCGTACAAATGACCAGTGTCTCTGATGTAGATAAAAATCTTGCTCAAGCAGAAGATTTGATCCAACTGGCAGTGAATCGAGGTGCAGAATTAGTTTGTCTACCTGAAAACTTTTCGTTTTTAGGAGATGAGAACGAAAAGACAAGACTTTCTACAGAAATTGCAGAAAAGAGCGAAAAGTTTTTAATTACGATCGCACAACGCTATCAAATCTTGTTACTTGGTGGTGGTTTTCCTGTGCCTGTTGCTGAAAGCAATAATGGTAATCGTGGCAAAATGTACAACACCGCCTTGCTGATTGGGCGTGAAGGTGAAGAACTAGCGCGTTATCGAAAGATGCATCTATTTGATGTGAATCTGCCTGATGGCAATACTTATCAGGAGTCGGCTACGGTGCTAGCAGGCACTGAGTCTCCACCTGTATATATGTCCGAGAAATATGGCAACTTAGGGCTATCAGTTTGCTATGACGTAAGATTTCCAGAGCTTTATCGCCATTTATCTCAGAACGGTGCAAATGTATTGTTTGTTCCTGCTGCTTTTACGGCTTTTACTGGCAAAGATCATTGGCAAGTTTTATTGCAAGCTAGAGCAATTGAGAATACTAGCTATGTGATCGCACCTGCTCAAGTGGGAATGCATACGCCTCGCCGCCAGTCCCATGGTCATGCGATGATTGTCGATCCTTGGGGCATTGTCCTCGCTGATGCAGGCGATCGCATTGGTGTTGCGATCGCCGAAATTCAACCTTCGCGCATTGACCAAATCCGTCGCCAGATGCCATCTTTGCAACATCGCACTTTTTCCTGTTCTTAA
- a CDS encoding GNAT family N-acetyltransferase, which produces MQPFPVLGNTIRPLQHRDIEIIQRFASPNDLEQIAVSDLSGCRSRQKTSLHQLASWLPAPVQTLLKPYLRAYVSECNGVIQGFIRVSPFNNNSSTWQIDRVVVLPEAQNGQHNVGTQLIRYCLESCLEARTWVLQVDINQKDTIALYRQNGFQPLAQFTDWEIDAASLHELAQHSPDLPNLMPVSNADASLLYQLDTAAMPPHIRQVYDLNIDDFRAKTIDKLVNHSSLLINHLQDVSGYVYEPQRKAAIGYFYLLLQRPTVNQPEEKLVHHCQLTVHPAYTWLYPELTSQIAQIVTKQSPEKLSDNVSLQLSSADYQPEREDYLEGIRAERQGHSLLMARSVWHKIRETKTVLDGLQLSRMLSGLQPNQKPIPGRIETLPQQHQHTDESL; this is translated from the coding sequence ATGCAACCTTTTCCAGTGCTTGGTAACACAATCCGCCCACTACAGCACCGCGACATAGAGATCATTCAGAGATTCGCATCTCCCAATGATCTCGAACAAATTGCAGTTAGCGATCTCAGTGGTTGTCGCAGCCGCCAAAAAACCAGCTTGCACCAGCTTGCTAGTTGGTTGCCTGCGCCTGTGCAAACCCTACTCAAGCCCTATTTACGTGCCTATGTCTCTGAATGTAATGGTGTCATCCAAGGGTTTATTCGCGTTTCCCCCTTTAATAACAACAGTAGTACTTGGCAGATTGATCGCGTCGTGGTTTTGCCAGAAGCTCAGAATGGTCAACACAACGTTGGCACACAACTAATTCGCTATTGCCTAGAATCTTGTCTAGAAGCGCGGACATGGGTATTACAAGTTGACATTAATCAAAAAGATACGATCGCGCTCTATCGGCAAAATGGATTTCAGCCATTAGCTCAGTTCACCGATTGGGAAATTGATGCCGCAAGTCTGCACGAACTGGCGCAGCATTCTCCCGATCTACCAAATTTGATGCCCGTTAGTAATGCTGATGCTAGCTTGCTTTATCAACTGGACACAGCTGCGATGCCCCCACATATTCGCCAAGTTTACGATCTCAACATCGATGATTTTAGGGCAAAGACTATCGACAAGCTGGTTAATCACAGTTCATTGTTAATCAATCACTTACAAGATGTATCGGGCTATGTCTATGAGCCACAACGAAAAGCTGCGATCGGCTACTTTTATCTGCTATTGCAGCGCCCGACCGTCAACCAGCCTGAAGAAAAATTGGTTCACCATTGCCAACTTACAGTTCATCCTGCCTATACATGGCTTTATCCTGAACTCACTTCGCAAATCGCCCAAATTGTCACCAAGCAATCTCCTGAGAAATTATCCGACAATGTAAGCTTGCAACTATCATCAGCAGATTATCAGCCTGAACGGGAAGATTATTTAGAAGGGATTCGTGCCGAACGGCAAGGGCATTCCTTGTTGATGGCGCGATCGGTTTGGCACAAAATTCGTGAGACTAAGACAGTCCTTGATGGCTTGCAACTTTCGCGCATGTTGTCGGGGTTACAACCTAATCAAAAGCCAATTCCTGGCAGAATTGAGACTTTACCTCAACAACATCAACATACCGATGAATCTCTGTAG